A stretch of the Acidobacteriota bacterium genome encodes the following:
- a CDS encoding sigma 54-interacting transcriptional regulator: MNSKLDARYFPLLLDVVDQGIFTVDQGGRITSFNRAAQSITGYAEEEVLGRQCSAVFKTDLCHTVCPLRRSIASRERLQNREVRIHVKDGRTIPISISTAPLATASGKLLGGVEVFKDLSHIVDLRRKIDGQYQFEDIVSRNPQMHRIFAILPLVAESSSTILITGASGTGKELLAKAIHNHGPRKRRPFVALNCAALPETLLESELFGYRKGAFTDARHDRLGRVAQAQMGTLFLDEVGDLPMTLQVKLLRFLQEKTYEPLGSSVPIRADVRVITATHRDLASMVRQGTFREDLYFRLNVLQIQLPPLKERPEDIPLLTRHFIQRYREATGKPIESASSEAMAALLRHDFPGNIRELENIIERAFILCREREIGIEHLPFRDNLAGYPSSALTGSRGSLDILEAEAIRAALARNRGNRTRAARDLGIHRTTLIRKLKAMPDETGER; the protein is encoded by the coding sequence ATGAACAGCAAGCTGGACGCCCGTTACTTTCCCCTCCTCCTGGACGTGGTGGACCAGGGGATTTTCACGGTGGACCAGGGAGGGCGCATCACCTCTTTCAATCGCGCCGCGCAGTCCATCACGGGCTATGCGGAGGAAGAAGTCCTGGGGCGTCAGTGCTCGGCGGTTTTCAAGACCGACCTCTGCCATACGGTCTGCCCGCTGAGGCGGAGCATCGCCAGCCGGGAGCGCTTGCAGAACCGGGAGGTCCGGATCCACGTCAAGGACGGCCGGACCATTCCCATCTCCATCAGCACCGCCCCCCTGGCCACGGCCTCCGGCAAGCTCCTCGGGGGCGTGGAGGTCTTCAAGGACCTCAGCCACATCGTGGACCTTCGCCGCAAGATCGACGGCCAGTACCAGTTCGAAGACATCGTCAGCCGAAACCCGCAGATGCACCGGATCTTCGCCATCCTGCCGCTGGTGGCCGAAAGCTCGAGCACGATCCTCATCACGGGCGCGAGCGGAACGGGAAAGGAGCTCCTCGCCAAGGCCATCCACAACCACGGGCCGCGCAAGCGAAGGCCCTTCGTGGCCCTGAACTGCGCCGCCCTGCCGGAGACCCTCCTCGAGTCCGAACTCTTCGGCTACCGCAAGGGGGCCTTCACCGACGCCCGCCACGATCGACTCGGCCGGGTAGCCCAGGCCCAGATGGGCACGCTCTTCCTCGACGAGGTGGGGGACCTGCCCATGACCCTTCAAGTGAAGCTCCTGAGGTTCCTCCAGGAAAAGACTTACGAGCCCCTGGGCTCGAGCGTGCCGATACGGGCCGATGTCCGCGTGATCACGGCCACCCATCGGGATTTGGCTTCCATGGTCCGCCAGGGGACCTTCCGGGAGGACCTCTACTTCCGGCTCAACGTCCTGCAGATCCAGCTTCCCCCGCTCAAGGAACGGCCCGAGGACATCCCCCTCCTCACGCGCCATTTCATCCAGCGCTACAGGGAAGCCACCGGAAAACCCATCGAGAGCGCCTCCTCCGAAGCCATGGCGGCGCTGCTCCGACATGATTTCCCGGGCAACATCCGAGAACTCGAGAACATCATCGAGCGCGCCTTCATCCTTTGCCGGGAAAGGGAAATCGGCATCGAGCACCTCCCCTTCCGCGACAATCTGGCGGGGTATCCCTCCTCGGCCCTTACCGGCTCCAGGGGGAGCCTCGATATCCTGGAGGCCGAGGCCATCCGCGCCGCCCTGGCGAGAAACAGGGGCAACCGGACGCGGGCCGCCCGGGACCTGGGCATCCACCGGACCACCCTCATTCGAAAGCTGAAAGCGATGCCGGACGAGACCGGGGAGCGATGA
- a CDS encoding excisionase family DNA-binding protein translates to MAGRRIGVGERVFTTGQAARLCFVTPETILNWIRGGRLRAYRTAGGQFRILRPDLLRFMVEEGMAAELVDGEAGRRPTCWEFHEEEDARYGSVLGERCRECLVRRSETLNCWQLHGLVPLTVRRVDHCKDCAYFQKYGERGPGGASDPTSGWSAED, encoded by the coding sequence ATGGCGGGCCGGCGAATCGGGGTTGGGGAGAGGGTCTTCACGACAGGTCAGGCGGCCCGCCTCTGCTTCGTGACGCCCGAGACGATCCTGAACTGGATCCGCGGCGGTCGCCTCAGGGCGTACCGCACGGCGGGCGGGCAGTTTCGGATCCTCCGGCCGGACCTTCTCCGGTTCATGGTGGAAGAGGGGATGGCCGCCGAGCTCGTGGACGGGGAGGCCGGGCGGAGGCCCACCTGTTGGGAATTCCACGAGGAGGAGGACGCCCGATACGGAAGCGTCCTCGGCGAACGCTGCCGGGAGTGCCTCGTCAGGCGCTCCGAGACGTTGAACTGCTGGCAGCTGCACGGATTGGTCCCCTTGACCGTCCGCCGCGTGGATCACTGCAAGGACTGCGCCTATTTCCAGAAGTACGGGGAACGGGGCCCGGGGGGGGCCTCGGACCCGACTTCCGGATGGAGCGCCGAGGATTGA
- a CDS encoding (Fe-S)-binding protein, with product MPRPKLLPHEILGLSYYLERVYPGDKVRRFLEIFAAVLQHSNYGPLVDTYSRVGAKCGNCACACQIYLATKDPRDVPCYRSNLLLEIYRRHFTLRGVLGSKLRGTGYLTEEKIVELAESAYHCTGCRRCSFECPMGIDHGLLTHLSRYILSEMDIAPKALVVATREQLEGKTGNTSAIPVPALLDTLEFLEDDIRDEKGVDVKFPVDQPGRDFVFFPAVSDYLLEAETLKGIALTFHAAGETDRWTIGTGYYDGINYGLFYSDWCAERIIEKEIAETKRLGGRTILIGECGHASRSAKVFVPSFGGGREALPVQNIMEITFDMLRRGRLKLNPEAVPERVTYHDPCNIARTGWIVDQPREILKSFCKNYVDMEPKGEKNYCCGGGGGTVSVDEIRAYRTGVTGKLKADQIRATGAKYVVAPCANCKKQLREVCEDHGLKDVEVVGLHDLLYKAIVL from the coding sequence ATGCCGAGGCCGAAACTCCTGCCCCACGAAATCTTGGGGCTCAGCTACTACCTTGAGCGGGTGTACCCGGGTGACAAGGTCCGGCGCTTTCTGGAGATCTTCGCCGCGGTTCTCCAACACAGCAACTACGGACCTCTCGTGGACACGTACTCCCGGGTGGGGGCCAAGTGCGGGAACTGCGCGTGCGCCTGCCAGATCTACCTGGCCACGAAGGACCCGAGAGACGTCCCGTGCTACCGCTCCAACCTCCTTCTCGAAATTTACCGGAGGCATTTCACCCTGCGAGGGGTTCTCGGGAGCAAGCTCAGGGGGACCGGCTACCTCACGGAAGAGAAGATCGTCGAACTCGCCGAATCGGCCTACCACTGCACGGGATGCCGCCGGTGCTCCTTCGAGTGTCCCATGGGCATCGATCACGGCCTGCTGACCCACCTGAGCCGCTACATCCTGAGCGAGATGGACATTGCCCCGAAGGCGCTGGTGGTGGCCACGCGCGAACAGCTCGAGGGCAAGACGGGAAACACCTCCGCCATCCCGGTGCCCGCCCTCCTGGACACCCTCGAATTCCTCGAGGACGACATCCGTGACGAGAAGGGCGTGGACGTGAAGTTCCCCGTGGACCAGCCGGGGCGCGATTTCGTGTTTTTCCCCGCCGTGAGTGATTACCTCCTCGAGGCCGAGACGCTGAAGGGAATCGCGCTCACCTTCCACGCCGCGGGGGAGACGGACCGGTGGACCATCGGGACCGGGTACTACGACGGGATCAACTACGGGCTCTTCTACAGCGACTGGTGCGCCGAGCGCATCATCGAGAAGGAGATCGCCGAAACCAAGCGGCTCGGCGGCCGGACGATCCTCATCGGGGAGTGCGGCCACGCCTCGCGCAGCGCCAAGGTCTTCGTGCCCTCCTTCGGCGGGGGAAGGGAGGCCCTGCCCGTCCAGAACATCATGGAGATCACCTTCGACATGCTCCGCAGGGGCCGGCTGAAGCTGAACCCCGAAGCCGTTCCCGAGCGCGTCACCTACCACGATCCCTGCAACATCGCGCGAACCGGGTGGATCGTGGACCAGCCCAGGGAGATCCTGAAGTCCTTCTGCAAGAACTACGTGGACATGGAGCCCAAGGGAGAGAAGAACTACTGCTGCGGCGGCGGCGGGGGGACGGTCTCCGTGGACGAGATCCGGGCCTACCGTACGGGGGTGACCGGCAAGCTCAAGGCGGACCAGATCCGCGCCACCGGGGCCAAGTACGTCGTGGCGCCCTGCGCCAACTGCAAGAAGCAGCTGAGAGAAGTCTGCGAGGACCACGGGCTGAAGGACGTGGAGGTGGTGGGTCTCCACGACCTCCTGTACAAGGCCATCGTGCTCTGA